Sequence from the Erythrobacter insulae genome:
GGGCGAGAAACTCGGCTTTTTGCCCGGCACAGAGAAAGAGAAAGTCGATCCGTATCTGCGCCCGCTTTACGATGCGCTCAACGATTGTATGCCGCCCGAGCAGGTGCAGCGCCGGATCGACAGCGGAGAGATCGAAATCGCCCCGATTGCCTTTATGCGCGGCCGAACGCTCGCCGATGCGTTTGTGATCCTGGATGAGGCGCAAAACACCACGCGCGAGCAGATGAAGATGTTCCTTACCCGCTTTGGCCAGAATAGCCGGATGGTGGTGTGCGGCGATCCGCGTCAGGTCGATATTCCCGGCGGTGACCGGATGAGCGGGCTTGCCGATGCGGTCGGCCGGCTTGAGGGTGTCGATGGGTTCGGCACGATCCGCTTTACCGCTGCCGATGTGGTACGCCACCCGATCGTGGGCCGCATTGTCGAAGCGTATGAGGGACCAACCGAGTAGGTGGAACTCGACATTGATATTGAAGATTGGCCCCAAGGTGAGTGGGAAGCCTTGGCATTGCGCGCGGCAGACGCTGTTGCGGGCAAAGAGCCTGCGCTTGCCAATCCGCGGCTATCGGTCAGCGCGCTGTTCACCAGCGATGCCGAGGTGCACACGCTCAACCGTGAATGGCGTGATCGGGATAAACCGACCAATGTTCTGAGCTTTCCGATGATGGAGCGGGATGAGCTGCTGGCTCTGACACAAGACGGCCCGCCGGCCATGCTGGGCGATCTGGCATTGGCATATGGAACCTGCGCACAAGAGGCCGAGGAAAAGCGCATTCCGCTGGCCGATCATGCGGCGCATCTGATTGTGCACGGATTGCTGCACCTTGCCGGACACGATCATGTCAAATCTGATGCACAGGCTGAGGAAATGGAGGGTTTAGAGATACAGATACTTGCAAAAATGGGGATCCCGGACCCATATGGGGATCGAACATGACAGGCGCTGAGAATTAAAGGGCCCGAAAACAACAATGCCCGATCCCCAATCCCCCGCCGGAGACGCGGAGAGTAGCAGCGGACTGTGGTCCGCTATCCGTAAAATCCTGAAAGTCGGTGACGACGGACGTTCCTTGCGCGAGCAGCTTGAGGAAGCGATCGACGAGCACGAAGACGAAAACGAGGATCACGACGCTGGCCAAAATGGCAGCGGCAATGGTGATCTATCGCCGGTAGAGCGTCAGATGATGCGCAACCTGCTGCATTTCAGCGAGCACGACGCCGATGATGTCGCTGTGCCGC
This genomic interval carries:
- the ybeY gene encoding rRNA maturation RNase YbeY; the encoded protein is MELDIDIEDWPQGEWEALALRAADAVAGKEPALANPRLSVSALFTSDAEVHTLNREWRDRDKPTNVLSFPMMERDELLALTQDGPPAMLGDLALAYGTCAQEAEEKRIPLADHAAHLIVHGLLHLAGHDHVKSDAQAEEMEGLEIQILAKMGIPDPYGDRT